The Scomber japonicus isolate fScoJap1 chromosome 13, fScoJap1.pri, whole genome shotgun sequence genome includes a window with the following:
- the LOC128371762 gene encoding uncharacterized protein LOC128371762: MIRSVTLIRGTIRTGESGGLTGNDVTQTEIQSEILGVKSTSDQTNITPDIWAELKELRDMTRVELRKLEQENTDMMARLKISENEVEELKRQNADQPKVAFSLGLTDSGHIGPFDTDIILKFSKVFINFGQGYSPSTGLFTAPVRGAYYFSLNLLDTRRSPMNPTEARKARSGKEFVRFLGQLALRPAGRRSRSDQLTKPPNRSSLRHIGGAPTSTLLAAFNT, from the exons ATGATCCGATCCGTGACTCTGATCCGAGGAACGATCCGAACC ggtgagagtggaggaCTGACAGGGAATGATGTCACTCAGACGGAGattcagtctgagatcctgggtgtcaaatcaaccagtgatcagaccaacatcactcctgacatctgggctgagttgaaggagctgagagacatgaccagagtggagctgaggaagctggagcaggagaatacag ATATGATGGCCAGATTGAAAatcagtgaaaacgaggtggaggagctcaagagacagaatgcag accaaccaaaggtggcgttctcacttggtctcactGACAGCGGACATATTGGACCCTTCGATACTGACATCATACTGAAGTTCAGTAAAGTCTTCATCAACTTTGGTCAGGGCTACAGTCCATCTACAG gtctcttcacagccccagtcagaggagcctaCTACTTCTCACTCAATCTACTGGATACCCGGA GAAGTCCGATGAACCCGACAGAAGCTCGTAAGGCTCGTAGCGGTAAAGAGTTCGTCCGTTTCCTCGGACAGCTCGCGCTCCGCCCGGCCGGCCGGCGTTCCCGCTCCGATCAGCTGACGAAGCCGCCGAACCGGTCGAGCCTCCGTCACATCGGCGGAGCGCCGACCTCGACGCTCCTCGCCGCTTTCAACACGTAG